A genomic stretch from Podospora pseudoanserina strain CBS 124.78 chromosome 3, whole genome shotgun sequence includes:
- a CDS encoding hypothetical protein (EggNog:ENOG503NWHC; COG:G), with protein sequence MSGAGGPAFKDVDFSKSIQTPPDSPGKPKSKFTHKKTESWSKHFQNGNRRDGSWASVENKMAIPTSPGSHNTIEVPALRSPDADASQYMHNLSVSPSQKERRLSRNSFGAALPIPRSKRQSRLSSVTFPDVQEALRNASKENQRPGMPPIQPTREILVSQVQDVQSDKVKLAKNMAFVFDIDGVLVHGDRLIPEGKMVLDMLNGNNQLGIKIPHIFLTNGSGKPELARTEQLSKILQNPVNTEQFIQSHTPMRALAEYYNTVLVVGGEGYKCREVAEQYGFKDIIVPNDIVAWDESIAPYRVFTDEERASARPRDFSKVNIDAIMVFSDSRDYATDMQIIMDLLVSENGRLGTVAKDPVSQRIPIYFSQGDFLCPTEHPHPRMSQGAFRIGLEAMYKAHTGVDLERVVYGKPELATYKYADEVIASWMDVLHGEERIPENIYMIGDNPASDIVGGNMYGWNTCLVRTGVFQGGENDEENPANFGVFANVWEAVTAACRKQLGDDFKFKWDDRVNPVLHGNQSAIH encoded by the coding sequence ATGTCCGGAGCAGGAGGCCCAGCGTTCAAGGACGTCGACTTTTCCAAGTCCATCCAGACACCCCCCGACTCTCCCGGCAAGCCAAAGAGCAAGTTCACACACAAGAAGACGGAGAGCTGGAGCAAGCACTTCCAGAATGGCAACAGGAGAGATGGCAGTTGGGCCAGCGTCGAGAACAAGATGGCCATCCCAACCTCGCCAGGTTCGCACAACACCATCGAGGTGCCTGCCTTGAGGTCGCCTGATGCCGATGCTTCCCAGTACATGCACAACCTCTCCGTGTCACCATCGCAGAAGGAGCGGAGACTATCCCGCAACTCGTTCGGCGCtgccctccccatccctcgCTCCAAGCGCCAGTCTCGCTTGAGCAGCGTCACGTTCCCCGATGTCCAGGAGGCCCTGAGAAATGCCTCCAAGGAGAACCAGCGCCCCGGCATGCCCCCAATCCAGCCCACCAGAGAAATCCTGGTTTCTCAGGTCCAGGACGTCCAGTCcgacaaggtcaagctggccaagaaCATGGCCTTTGTCTTTGACATTGACGGTGTCCTGGTGCACGGTGACCGCCTGATCCCCGAGGGCAAGATGGTCCTCGACATGCTCAACGGCAACAACCAGCTCGGCATCAAGATCCCCcacatcttcctcaccaacggCTCCGGCAAGCCCGAGCTGGCCCGTACAGAGCAGCTGTCCAAGATCCTCCAGAACCCCGTCAACACGGAGCAGTTCATCCAGTCGCACACCCCCATGCGCGCGTTGGCCGAGTACTACAAcaccgtcctcgtcgtcggcggtGAAGGGTACAAGTGCCGCGAGGTGGCCGAGCAGTACGGCTTCAAGGACATCATCGTCCCCAATGACATCGTCGCCTGGGACGAGTCCATCGCCCCCTACCGCGTCTTCACCGACGAGGAGCGCGCCTCCGCCCGCCCCAGGGACTTTTCCAAGGTCAACATTGACGCCATCATGGTCTTCTCCGACTCGAGAGACTATGCCACTGACATGCAGATCATCATGGATTTGCTTGTCAGCGAGAATGGCCGGCTCGGCACCGTAGCCAAGGACCCCGTCTCCCAGCGGATCCCCATCTACTTCTCCCAGGGCGACTTCCTCTGCCCGACCGAGCACCCCCACCCTCGCATGTCGCAGGGCGCGTTCCGCATCGGGCTCGAGGCCATGTACAAAGCCCACACGGGCGTCGATCTGGAGCGTGTGGTCTATGGCAAGCCCGAGCTGGCGACGTACAAGTATGCCGACGAGGTGATCGCCTCGTGGATGGACGTCCTtcatggggaggagaggatccCGGAGAACATCTACATGATTGGTGACAACCCGGCATCGGATATTGTGGGGGGAAACATGTACGGGTGGAACACTTGCCTGGTCAGGACGGGTGTTTTCCAGGGCGGGGAGAATGATGAGGAAAACCCGGCTAATTTCGGGGTGTTTGCTAATGTTTGGGAGGCGGTGACGGCGGCGTGCAGGAAGCAGCTGGGGGATGATTTCAAGTTTAAGTGGGATGATCGGGTGAATCCGGTGTTGCATGGGAATCAGTCTGCTATTCACTGA
- a CDS encoding hypothetical protein (EggNog:ENOG503NY1M) → MTIGNRSVSTRCDTAGYDGIGARASCPRSLLKALTAAYVEAQTVGNHSFISTLGRSAPNFLYIENNAVLGDLSHSSLAVPINPDFHRSIHDVEQCASVTEIIAATQEHPYVLHTRIIWQATPDNLAVTGISLIESVVTDEGDWLFNATGTLDLNKGEKWDVIPLAARESREQIQKLGDWYFDRFGDVGRGDVPWHAEPCYRLEGGLPARGTKKGEDCIHVMPGGIKVPYRRYVVDEEMGAVDVFMGFPGLDRTQGQAPMPDSHLFRVEGGKVRYCHTVSACVERGCGIGEIEWPERR, encoded by the exons ATGACCATTGGAAATCGAAGCGTGTCAACTCG ATGTGACACCGCCGGTTATGATGGCA TAGGAGCCCGCGCCTCCTGCCCGCGCTCCCTCCTGAAAGCCCTCACCGCTGCCTACGTGGAAGCCCAAACTGTAGGAAACCactccttcatctccaccctcggccGATCCGCCCCCAACTTCCTCTACATCGAAAACAACGCCGTCCTCGGCGacctctcccactcctccctcgccgtgCCCATCAATCCCGACTTCCACAGGTCGATCCACGATGTCGAACAGTGCGCTTCCGTCACTGAGATCATTGCCGCTACGCAGGAACATCCGTATGTTTTGCACACGCGGATTATCTGGCAGGCTACACCCGATAATCTAGCGGTCACGGGAATAAGCCTGATTGAATCGGTGGTTACAGACGAGGGGGACTGGCTTTTTAACGCGACTGGGACGTTGGATCTGAATAAAGGGGAGAAGTGGGATGTTATTCCGCTGGCGGCGCGGGAATCGAGGGAACAGATACAGAAGCTGGGGGATTGGTATTTTGATCGGTTTGGGgatgtggggaggggggatgtaCCGTGGCATGCTGAGCCTTGCTATcggttggaggggggattgCCGGCTAGGGGGacgaagaagggggaggattgTATCCATGTTATGCCGGGGGGGATCAAGGTGCCGTATAGACGgtatgtggttgatgaggagatgggAGCGGTGGATGTTTTTATGGGGTTTCCTGGGTTGGATAGGACGCAGGGACAGGCGCCGATGCCAGATAGCCATCTTTTtagggtggagggggggaaggtgagATATTGTCATACTGTTAGTGCTTGTGTTGAGAGGGGGTGTGGGATTGGGGAGATAGAGTGGCCAGAGAGGAGGTAG
- a CDS encoding hypothetical protein (EggNog:ENOG503PGEU) → MQLTKSRQRKLQNKLHRSLPIEGSRESELWVRNTNSPLLRLPPELRNRIYELVLSVGQIQVIFKKYQFRAISNGENSNNTHRPLYDVVPGGFGCMVFGREENPWPTAHLKPVGPGQRIPAAYQNWKRGMTLLSPVCRQLYHETVLLPYRLNAWSFHTIAVMDRFLIKERRLPKSHRGAIRVLYSQCVLTAAVEKKLGGLEMVLLDGGARMVKRVVEVDKDHGDKRVVYWDIEKGWWK, encoded by the exons ATGCAGTTGACCAAGTCCCGACAACGAAAACTCCAGAACAAACTACACAGATCCCTCCCCATTGAGGGGAGCCGCGAGTCAGAACT ATGGGTCCGAAACACCAACTCCCcgctcctccgcctcccccctgaACTCCGAAATCGCATCTACGAGCTCGTGCTATCCGTCGGCCAGATCCAAGTTATATTCAAAAAGTATCAGTTCAGGGCTATCAGCAACGGCGAGAATAGTAACAACACTCATCGACCGCTGTACGATGTTGTTCCTGGGGGTTTCGGGTGCATGGTATTTGGGCGGGAGGAGAACCCCTGGCCTACGGCTCACCTTAAGCCAGTGGGACCCGGGCAGAGGATTCCGGCGGCGTATCAAAACTGGAAAAGAGGCATGACGCTGCTGTCACCGGTTTGTCGGCAGCTGTACCATGAGACGGTGCTGTTGCCGTACAGGTTGAATGCCTGGTCGTTTCATACCATTGCGGTGATGGACAGGTTTCTGATTAAGGAGAGGAGGCTGCCTAAGAGTCATAGGGGGGCGATTAGGGTGTTGTATAGTCAATGTGTTTTGACCGCGGCGGTAGAGAAGAAACTTggtgggttggagatggtgctgttggatgggggggcgaggatggtgaagagggttgtggaggtggacAAGGATCATGGAGACAAGAGGGTTGTTTACTGGGATATtgagaaggggtggtggaagtga
- the GLD2 gene encoding Glycerol 2-dehydrogenase (NADP(+)) (EggNog:ENOG503NZVM; COG:S) — protein sequence MGEYLRPSPTTTTTTMASKTYTLNNGVKIPAVGFGTFANEGAKGETYRAVTKALEVGYRHLDCAWFYLNEDEVGDAIQDFLAKNPSVTRKDIFICTKVWNHLHEPEDVKWSFQNSCEKLKVDYIDLFLVHWPIAAEKNPDHTVKIGPDGKYIINKELTENPEPTWRAMEELADSGKARAIGVSNWTIPRLEQLLKLARIKPAVNQIEIHPFLPNTELIEFCFKNDILPAAYSPLGSQNQVPSTGETVRENAALNAVAKHSGHNLAQVLLAWGLRRGYIVLPKSSTPSRIESNFQIPELTDKEFNAIEDVARGRHVRFVNMKDTFGYDLWPGEKEQ from the coding sequence ATGGGAGAGTATCTgagaccatcaccgacaacaacaacgacaaccaTGGCATCCAAGACATACACCCTCAACAACGGCGTCAAGATCCCTGCAGTCGGCTTCGGCACCTTTGCCAACGAGGGAGCCAAGGGAGAAACCTACAGAGCCGTCACCAAGGCCCTCGAGGTGGGCTATCGACATCTCGACTGCGCGTGGTTCTACCTCAACGAagacgaggttggtgatgcaATCCAAGATTTCCTCGCCAAGAACCCTAGCGTAACGCGCAAGGACATTTTCATCTGCACCAAGGTCTGGAACCACCTCCACGAGCCCGAGGACGTCAAATGGAGCTTCCAAAACTCGtgcgagaagctcaaggtgGACTACATTGATCTCTTCCTCGTGCACTGGCccatcgccgccgagaagaacCCAGATCACACCGTTAAGATCGGGCCTGATGGGAAAtacatcatcaacaaggagCTGACCGAGAACCCGGAGCCAACATGGCgggcgatggaggagctggccgacAGTGGCAAGGCGAGAGCCATTGGTGTGTCCAACTGGACGATTCCACGTCTTGAGCAGCTTCTCAAGCTTGCGCGCATCAAGCCGGCTGTCAACCAGATCGAGAttcaccccttcctccccaacacgGAGCTCATCGAGTTCTGCTTCAAGAACGACATCTTGCCAGCGGCCTATTCACCGCTCGGCTCGCAGAACCAAGTGCCATCAACAGGAGAGACTGTCAGAGAGAACGCGGCTCTCAATGCGGTGGCAAAGCACAGCGGGCACAACCTCGCGCAGGTGTTACTTGCTTGGGGTCTTCGTAGGGGTTACATTGTGCTGCCCAAGAGTTCCACGCCAAGCCGCATCGAGAGCAACTTTCAGATTCCCGAGCTGACCGACAAGGAGTTCAATGCTATTGAGGATGTTGCGAGGGGACGGCATGTGCGGTTTGTGAATATGAAGGACACGTTTGGGTATGACCTGTGGCCTGGCGAGAAGGAGCAATGA
- a CDS encoding hypothetical protein (EggNog:ENOG503NWWZ; COG:A) gives MGRDLAIAVRRLERDRSSEHPVHEEWHPEDSIPASDAILEPSEQSEGVDSLSSQFGAMSLPPSNGHEASNMSQIQQHGYMTGQEQPVAYQDYSSRAGFPRQRERPHGPEAEKEADITAHGSISPPAQGPLDGSHITAHDSHRGEALGVLKAIKLLIAARVKELEGRVPSRRVSFAGRDGENIWHDFDNREEALAGDMRELKLVEDAMDVDKENNSCFVVRDRAPVKSRERGVEKMEGIVLAPKAASKPRKHEIQRQILSAYHDSTAAFCWDDKELWDERFRR, from the exons ATGGGCCGTGATCTGGCCATCGCGGTAAGGAGGCTTGAACGCGACCGGTCAAGTGAGCATCCGGTCCACGAAGAATGGCACCCAGAAGACTCGATCCCCGCCTCTGACGCCATACTCGAGCCATCTGAGCA GTCCGAGGGCGTGGACTCCCTCTCGAGCCAGTTTGGTGCGATGAGTCTTCCGCCTAGCAACGGCCACGAAGCCTCCAATATGTCACAGATCCAGCAGCATGGATACATGACCGGCCAGGAGCAACCTGTCGCTTACCAGGACTACTCGTCCAGGGCGGGTTTCCCCAGACAGCGCGAACGTCCTCATGGTCCAGAAGCGG AGAAAGAGGCGGACATCACTGCCCACGGCTCCATCAGCCCACCTGCCCAAGGCCCTCTCGACGGCTCTCACATCACTGCCCACGACTCCCACCGCGGAGAAGCCCTGGGCGTTCTCAAG GCAATCAAGCTGCTCATCGCCGCCAGGGTCAAGGAATTAGAGGGGAGGGTCCCGTCGCGTCGGGTCTCCTTCGCCGGGAGGGACGGCGAGAACATCTGGCACGATTTCGACAACCGGGAGGAGGCTCTGGCCGGTGATATGCGTGAGTTGAAGTTGGTCGAGGACGCCATGGATGTTGATAAGGAGAACAATTCTTGTTTCGTGGTGCGGGACAGGGCGCCGGTGAAGTCGCGTGAACGCGGggttgagaagatggagggtATAGTACTGGCGCCCAAAGCGGCATCAAAGCCACGCAAGCACGAGATACAGCGACAGATCTTGTCGGCATATCATGACAGCACAGCTGCGTTTTGCTGGGACGATAAGGAGTTGTGGGATGAGAGGTTTAGGCGGTGA